In Gimesia sp., a single genomic region encodes these proteins:
- a CDS encoding formate--tetrahydrofolate ligase, with protein sequence MHRITPSSPDGPILRDIDSLAKDLGLTPGDYEPYGRLKAKLVHGLANKFTERPLGKYIGVTAVNPTPLGEGKTVTTIGLAMALSQLGHTTVGTLREPSLAPVFGIKGGGAGGGNCTLEPQADINLHFTGDMHAVTSATNLLASIIDNHVARRKTPEINPKTITWRRALDLCDKGLAHIISGLDQPPQAPLRETGFDLTAASEVMAILALASDPRDLRTRLGRIVVGMTFDRQPVTVEQLGCAGAMAALLIDALRPNLVQSCESTPFLVHAGPFGNIAHGNSSIIADQIALRLADYVVTESGFGADCGAEKFFDIKCRASGLQPAAEVLVCTARALKLQSGQFDVHPGKPLPPPLLEENLEALRAGAVNLQAHLDIIQQYHLPTVVAINAFPDDSERELQEIQRIALEQGATAAVITRAFSEGGEGSLALAEAVVQAAELPNQFEYLYPLEMPIAEKIETIATRIYGAASVEFEPLARRRMSEYEHLGYGNLPICIAKTQYSLSHDPHLLGRPTGFTFPVRDLRLSAGAGFLYALSGEIRTMPGLPSDPAALRIDIDDAGKIIGLH encoded by the coding sequence ATGCATCGCATTACCCCTTCGAGCCCCGACGGACCGATTCTCAGAGACATCGATTCCCTTGCCAAAGATCTCGGTCTGACGCCTGGCGACTATGAACCGTACGGACGCCTCAAGGCCAAACTGGTGCATGGACTCGCGAACAAATTCACCGAGCGTCCCCTGGGAAAATACATTGGTGTCACCGCTGTCAATCCCACGCCACTGGGGGAAGGCAAAACGGTGACCACCATCGGTCTGGCGATGGCCCTCTCTCAACTGGGGCATACCACAGTCGGTACACTTCGTGAACCTTCTCTGGCGCCGGTGTTCGGCATCAAGGGAGGCGGTGCCGGCGGTGGAAACTGCACGCTCGAGCCCCAGGCCGATATCAACCTGCATTTCACGGGGGACATGCACGCTGTCACCTCGGCCACCAACCTGCTGGCCAGCATCATCGATAACCACGTTGCCCGACGAAAAACTCCCGAAATCAACCCGAAGACCATCACCTGGCGACGGGCCCTGGATCTCTGCGATAAAGGACTGGCTCACATTATCAGCGGACTGGATCAGCCGCCGCAGGCCCCGCTTCGCGAGACCGGCTTCGATCTGACCGCCGCCTCGGAAGTCATGGCAATCCTCGCCCTGGCCAGCGATCCCCGCGATCTCCGCACGCGCCTGGGACGCATCGTCGTCGGCATGACTTTTGACCGCCAGCCGGTGACTGTCGAACAGTTGGGCTGCGCCGGTGCGATGGCCGCCCTGCTCATTGATGCCCTGAGACCCAATCTGGTTCAGAGCTGTGAATCGACGCCCTTTCTCGTGCACGCAGGACCTTTCGGTAATATTGCCCACGGCAACAGTTCGATCATCGCCGACCAGATCGCACTGCGACTCGCCGATTACGTCGTCACGGAAAGTGGTTTTGGTGCGGACTGTGGTGCAGAGAAGTTTTTCGACATCAAATGCCGCGCCAGTGGACTGCAGCCGGCTGCGGAAGTCCTCGTCTGTACCGCCCGGGCTCTGAAACTGCAGAGTGGTCAGTTCGACGTGCATCCGGGGAAACCGCTGCCGCCCCCACTTTTGGAGGAGAATCTGGAGGCCCTCCGCGCAGGGGCCGTCAATCTGCAGGCGCACCTGGATATTATTCAGCAGTATCATCTGCCTACCGTCGTCGCCATCAATGCCTTCCCCGATGATTCCGAACGCGAATTGCAGGAGATTCAGAGAATCGCCCTCGAACAGGGAGCCACAGCGGCCGTCATCACACGCGCCTTCAGTGAAGGAGGCGAAGGTTCCCTCGCACTGGCCGAAGCGGTCGTCCAGGCCGCTGAACTGCCGAATCAGTTTGAGTATCTCTATCCTCTGGAAATGCCGATCGCGGAAAAAATCGAAACGATCGCGACTCGCATCTATGGGGCTGCCTCCGTCGAATTCGAACCGCTGGCCCGCCGACGTATGTCGGAGTACGAACATCTGGGCTACGGCAACCTTCCCATCTGTATCGCCAAAACGCAGTACTCGCTCTCTCACGATCCGCACCTCCTGGGACGACCGACCGGCTTTACTTTCCCGGTTCGAGATCTGCGTCTCTCTGCGGGCGCTGGTTTTCTGTATGCCTTGAGCGGCGAAATCCGCACAATGCCCGGTCTGCCCTCGGACCCGGCGGCACTGCGAATTGACATCGACGATGCCGGTAAAATCATCGGCCTGCATTGA
- a CDS encoding mannonate dehydratase: protein MQLTSVVTPFTDENLTMLAQIGVTHVTIRYPGPGRELLQALCDQVAGQGLKIAAIEGYLPIENIKLGNERFDAEIAEMKTLLRDMQAVGIPFVCYNFMAGTDWVRTKLDARERGGALVTGFDVDEAEQAVSLSETTRDQVSSPITAEELWTNLERFLRELVPVAEECGVTLAMHPDDPPLETFMGKARIMNCVENFERLVQLVPSPANAICFCQGTFAEMGVDIPETIRRLGPHIRYVHFRDIKGTRERFVETFHDNGPTDMYAAVQAYQEIGFTGPIRPDHVPQLVGEEAGEPGYTMLGRLHAFGYLQGLIEAARKAGNS from the coding sequence ATGCAATTGACATCGGTGGTCACGCCATTTACTGACGAGAACCTGACAATGCTGGCCCAGATTGGAGTGACGCATGTCACAATCCGCTATCCCGGACCAGGGCGGGAGCTTCTGCAGGCATTGTGTGATCAGGTAGCAGGACAGGGATTGAAGATTGCCGCCATCGAAGGTTATCTACCAATCGAAAATATCAAACTGGGGAACGAACGGTTTGACGCCGAGATCGCGGAAATGAAAACGCTGCTGCGCGATATGCAGGCGGTGGGAATTCCGTTTGTGTGTTACAACTTCATGGCGGGAACAGACTGGGTACGGACCAAACTGGATGCCCGTGAGCGGGGCGGGGCACTGGTGACCGGCTTTGATGTCGATGAAGCTGAGCAGGCCGTTTCACTGTCGGAGACCACGCGGGATCAGGTATCCAGCCCGATCACTGCGGAAGAACTCTGGACCAACCTGGAACGGTTCCTCAGGGAACTGGTGCCGGTGGCAGAGGAATGCGGCGTGACGCTGGCGATGCATCCGGACGATCCGCCGCTGGAGACGTTCATGGGCAAAGCACGGATTATGAACTGTGTCGAAAATTTTGAACGGCTGGTGCAGTTGGTTCCCAGTCCGGCAAATGCGATCTGTTTCTGCCAGGGAACGTTCGCCGAGATGGGGGTGGATATTCCGGAGACCATCCGGCGGCTGGGTCCGCATATCAGGTATGTGCATTTTCGCGATATCAAGGGAACCCGCGAGCGGTTTGTGGAGACGTTTCATGATAATGGCCCAACCGACATGTATGCCGCGGTGCAGGCGTACCAGGAAATCGGTTTTACGGGACCGATCCGTCCGGACCATGTGCCCCAGCTGGTGGGAGAAGAAGCGGGAGAGCCCGGGTATACGATGCTGGGGCGGCTGCATGCCTTCGGTTATCTACAGGGATTGATCGAGGCAGCCCGGAAAGCTGGAAATAGCTGA
- a CDS encoding Gfo/Idh/MocA family oxidoreductase — protein MSRSVDRREFLKKALIAGTAVPAFSSALTLPSLAAANKSKSPNEKLNLATIGVADRAYANITGTRSENFVALCDIDAQRLEKASKEFPHADTYDDYRNALDRDDLDGVLVSTPDHMHAPAAAMALRNGLPVYCEKPLTHSVYEARVLTDLAAKAGVPTQMGNQIHATDNYRKVVEMVQSGVIGPVRRVHVWVGGGVRIEGKRSQENNPPSYVNYDQWIGPAPFRPYNETSFHFNWRYWWDFGNGQLGDFGCHYMDLPFWALKLKYPKTVVGVGEKGHKGENDCPSFMRVDYEFTERDDLPPVHMTWYHGGWKPKGAEVYGKNSAVLFEGDDGRLLADYGTNKVFMEAGKEAKPVKPYLTRPESHHIEWLNAIRSGTPTGSNFAYAGPLTETVLLGNVSYRLGGKKLEWDAENLKVTNAPEADQYLKREYRKGWTL, from the coding sequence ATGTCCCGTTCTGTCGACCGCCGCGAGTTTCTCAAGAAAGCACTCATCGCAGGAACCGCGGTCCCCGCATTTTCGTCTGCCCTCACTCTCCCCTCTCTCGCAGCAGCGAACAAAAGCAAAAGCCCCAATGAGAAACTGAACCTGGCGACCATCGGCGTCGCCGACCGCGCTTATGCGAATATCACGGGCACCAGATCCGAAAACTTCGTCGCCCTGTGTGATATCGACGCGCAGCGGCTGGAGAAGGCCTCCAAGGAATTTCCGCACGCGGACACTTACGATGATTACCGCAATGCCCTCGACCGGGACGACCTGGACGGCGTACTCGTCAGCACTCCCGATCACATGCACGCCCCCGCCGCAGCCATGGCCCTCCGCAATGGGCTGCCCGTCTACTGTGAAAAACCGCTGACCCATTCCGTCTACGAAGCCCGCGTCCTCACCGACCTGGCCGCCAAAGCCGGCGTACCGACCCAGATGGGGAATCAGATTCACGCCACCGACAACTACCGCAAAGTCGTCGAAATGGTCCAGTCCGGCGTAATTGGTCCCGTGCGTCGCGTGCATGTCTGGGTCGGTGGAGGCGTGCGCATCGAAGGCAAACGCTCCCAAGAAAACAATCCCCCGTCCTACGTCAATTACGATCAATGGATCGGGCCCGCTCCCTTCCGTCCCTACAACGAAACCAGCTTCCACTTCAACTGGCGTTACTGGTGGGACTTCGGCAACGGTCAACTCGGCGACTTCGGCTGTCACTACATGGACCTGCCCTTCTGGGCCCTGAAACTCAAGTACCCCAAAACCGTGGTCGGGGTTGGTGAGAAAGGCCACAAAGGCGAAAACGACTGTCCCAGCTTCATGCGCGTTGATTATGAATTCACCGAACGCGACGATCTGCCCCCGGTTCACATGACCTGGTATCACGGCGGCTGGAAACCCAAAGGCGCTGAAGTCTATGGGAAGAACAGCGCGGTCCTCTTCGAAGGGGACGATGGTCGCCTGCTCGCCGACTACGGCACCAACAAGGTCTTCATGGAAGCGGGCAAAGAAGCCAAACCGGTCAAGCCTTATCTGACCCGCCCCGAAAGCCATCACATCGAATGGCTCAACGCCATCCGCAGCGGCACACCAACCGGCAGTAACTTTGCCTACGCCGGACCACTGACCGAAACCGTACTGCTGGGCAACGTCTCTTACCGTCTCGGCGGAAAGAAACTGGAATGGGACGCCGAAAACCTCAAGGTCACCAACGCCCCCGAAGCCGACCAATACCTCAAACGAGAATACCGCAAAGGCTGGACACTGTAG
- a CDS encoding response regulator, which produces MTNPQKILFCGPSDDQTSELRQQFSSEDYLVVTPENLAQGIAEFDQGNVSALVVPATEGTLPLALIQSGSLLEYLPHAVVVLDADLRIIWANQRLNHLCDQRESLIGHSFYDAFGAPEILGPDFSPFHTAFSTRKLAKSGLRVGDKNYFDVEVTPVITEPDNTSKQEPAYLVASVRDISSEVLQRQKLNAIYQAGLELGDLSPEEIYEMSTEDRIELLKAKILHYTQDLLEFETVEIRILDKATERLDVLLAVGMEQVATNRTLYAKPEGNGVTGFVAATGKSYLCEDTTHDPLYMTGAPDARSSLTVPLHLHDEVLGTFNVESPHAGAFDENDLHFLELFSREVAIALNTLELLVVEKMTTASASTELIMRGVVDPVDEILNDTAWILERYIGHEPNVCERLQRILKDTRHIKQLIQQVGDEIAPQTPHHHKVPTMRQVNPKLLNKRVLVVDSDATVRRAAHELLGRLGCEVETAHNGEEAFLMVRSFHYDVVIADIRLPDMNGYECFAQIREIHEHLPVILMTGFGYDPTHSIVKARQLGLKCVLYKPFRLDQLITGVEKAVSISEDITSETSN; this is translated from the coding sequence GTGACCAATCCGCAAAAAATTCTTTTCTGTGGGCCTTCAGACGACCAGACCTCTGAATTGAGGCAGCAGTTCTCTTCAGAAGACTATCTGGTGGTGACCCCGGAAAATCTGGCACAGGGGATTGCGGAGTTTGACCAGGGAAATGTTTCCGCGCTGGTAGTGCCTGCGACTGAGGGTACCCTTCCGCTCGCACTCATCCAGTCTGGCTCACTGCTCGAATACCTGCCCCACGCTGTTGTTGTGCTCGATGCGGATCTGCGCATCATCTGGGCCAACCAGCGCCTGAATCATCTCTGCGATCAACGCGAATCATTGATTGGGCATTCCTTTTATGATGCCTTCGGTGCACCCGAAATTCTGGGACCGGACTTCAGTCCCTTCCATACTGCCTTCTCCACACGCAAACTGGCCAAGAGTGGTCTGCGTGTGGGCGATAAGAACTACTTCGATGTGGAAGTCACGCCGGTTATCACTGAGCCCGACAATACCAGTAAACAGGAACCCGCCTACCTGGTAGCCAGCGTACGAGATATCTCCTCGGAAGTTCTGCAGCGTCAGAAACTGAATGCAATCTACCAGGCCGGTCTGGAACTGGGCGACCTCTCACCCGAAGAAATCTACGAGATGTCGACCGAGGACCGTATCGAACTGCTCAAAGCCAAGATTCTGCATTACACCCAGGATCTCCTCGAATTCGAAACCGTCGAAATCCGCATTCTGGACAAAGCCACCGAACGACTGGATGTCCTGCTCGCCGTCGGTATGGAGCAGGTCGCTACAAACCGGACGCTCTACGCCAAACCCGAAGGGAACGGCGTGACTGGTTTCGTTGCCGCGACCGGTAAAAGCTACCTTTGTGAAGACACCACCCACGACCCACTCTATATGACCGGTGCCCCGGATGCCCGCAGCTCCCTGACCGTCCCCCTGCATCTGCACGACGAAGTTCTGGGAACGTTCAATGTGGAAAGTCCGCATGCCGGTGCCTTTGACGAAAACGATCTGCACTTCCTGGAACTCTTCAGTCGCGAAGTCGCGATTGCCCTTAATACACTGGAACTGCTGGTGGTCGAAAAGATGACCACTGCATCTGCCAGTACCGAGTTAATCATGCGTGGGGTCGTCGATCCGGTCGACGAGATCCTCAACGACACTGCCTGGATTCTGGAGCGGTACATTGGACACGAGCCTAATGTGTGCGAGCGATTGCAGCGTATCCTTAAAGACACTCGCCATATTAAGCAACTGATTCAACAGGTGGGAGACGAAATTGCTCCCCAGACTCCACACCACCACAAAGTGCCTACCATGCGACAGGTGAACCCCAAACTGCTCAACAAGCGGGTTCTTGTCGTCGACAGTGACGCCACTGTCAGGCGGGCCGCCCACGAACTGCTGGGTCGGCTGGGGTGTGAAGTCGAGACCGCCCATAACGGTGAAGAAGCATTTCTGATGGTCCGCAGCTTCCACTACGATGTGGTCATTGCCGACATCCGCCTGCCCGATATGAACGGGTACGAATGCTTCGCCCAGATCCGTGAAATCCACGAGCATTTGCCCGTCATCCTGATGACAGGCTTCGGCTACGATCCCACGCACTCGATCGTCAAAGCCCGCCAGCTCGGCTTGAAATGCGTCCTCTACAAACCTTTCCGCCTCGATCAGCTGATTACAGGCGTCGAAAAAGCAGTCAGTATTTCCGAAGACATCACCTCGGAAACCTCCAACTGA
- a CDS encoding diacylglycerol kinase family protein — MSEAWAAIQRNPISGKGDRAALIMELVQHLKQRGIRPRLFSNRERMQTYVEERTRDTPPVCIVAAGGDGTVQDVVNRYPDQRIAVLPLGTENLLARYLGIPKSGAFVAEMIKQGVCREIDVCQLDQRKFVLMASIGFDAAVVENLAQVRKGNISYLSYLKPILRTLYDYPFESLLISIDDGAEEETAYHAIIVNIPAYGLNLNFSPDSVDHDGMLDLILFRRRGVFSMLLYSWQIVRGTHLTSKHVQKIQARSLRIQSTRPVPIQTDGDSSGLTPAEIRVIPRGLKLIVPCPAPSIEP; from the coding sequence ATGTCTGAAGCCTGGGCCGCCATTCAGAGAAATCCGATTTCCGGAAAGGGCGATCGTGCTGCGCTGATCATGGAACTGGTACAGCATCTGAAACAGCGGGGCATCCGGCCGCGTCTGTTTTCCAACCGGGAGCGGATGCAGACATATGTCGAAGAACGCACGCGTGACACGCCGCCGGTATGCATCGTCGCGGCGGGGGGAGACGGAACGGTGCAGGACGTAGTCAACCGCTATCCCGACCAGCGGATTGCGGTACTGCCTCTGGGCACCGAGAACCTGCTGGCGCGTTACCTGGGTATTCCCAAGTCAGGGGCATTCGTAGCGGAGATGATCAAGCAGGGCGTGTGTCGGGAGATTGACGTCTGCCAACTCGATCAGCGGAAATTCGTGTTAATGGCGAGTATCGGCTTTGATGCCGCGGTTGTCGAAAACCTGGCGCAAGTGAGGAAAGGGAATATTTCCTACCTGAGTTATCTGAAACCGATCCTCAGAACCCTCTACGATTACCCGTTCGAATCGCTGCTGATCAGCATTGATGACGGAGCCGAGGAAGAGACCGCCTACCACGCAATCATTGTCAATATTCCCGCCTATGGTCTGAATCTGAATTTTTCGCCGGACTCGGTCGACCATGATGGCATGCTGGACCTGATCCTTTTTCGGAGGCGGGGTGTTTTCAGCATGCTGCTTTACTCGTGGCAGATTGTCCGCGGGACGCATCTGACATCGAAACACGTTCAGAAGATTCAGGCCCGCTCGCTGCGGATTCAGTCCACCCGGCCGGTGCCGATTCAGACCGACGGCGATTCCTCCGGGTTGACGCCAGCCGAAATCAGGGTGATTCCCCGGGGTCTGAAGCTGATCGTCCCTTGCCCCGCTCCATCGATTGAACCATAA
- the kdsA gene encoding 3-deoxy-8-phosphooctulonate synthase, translating to MAQNPVTIGKLQCGTQLPLLFMAGPCVIESEELVLSTAERLAEIAARDNLSLVFKCSFDKANRTSVDSFRGPGLEAGLEILAKVKQVTGLDVTTDIHEPGQAAPAAEVCRILQIPAFLARQTDLLEAASKAALKHGGVVNIKKPQFVAPEDCIHAVKKCEAFGQEQLLLTERGTTFGYGRLVNDMRCIPIMQQMGPPVIFDATHSVQTPGGKSTGGQREMIPYLARAAVACGCDGIFAETHPDPSQALSDGPNMLPLEEFARFALDLQRFRTLVNENSAL from the coding sequence GTGGCTCAAAACCCCGTAACGATTGGCAAGCTGCAGTGCGGCACTCAGTTACCGCTGTTGTTCATGGCCGGCCCCTGCGTGATTGAAAGCGAAGAACTGGTGCTGAGCACCGCGGAGCGACTGGCCGAGATCGCCGCCCGGGATAATCTGTCACTGGTTTTTAAATGCAGCTTCGATAAAGCAAACCGGACCAGCGTCGACAGTTTCCGTGGACCAGGGCTGGAAGCGGGCCTGGAGATTCTGGCGAAAGTCAAACAGGTGACGGGTCTGGATGTGACGACCGACATTCACGAACCGGGTCAGGCGGCTCCGGCGGCGGAAGTCTGTCGGATCCTGCAGATCCCTGCCTTCCTGGCACGACAGACCGATCTGCTGGAAGCGGCTTCCAAGGCGGCCCTCAAACATGGGGGTGTGGTGAATATCAAGAAGCCCCAGTTCGTGGCTCCTGAAGACTGTATTCATGCCGTCAAGAAATGTGAGGCTTTTGGACAGGAACAGCTGCTGCTGACCGAACGGGGCACGACCTTCGGCTACGGGCGGCTGGTGAATGACATGCGCTGTATTCCCATCATGCAGCAGATGGGGCCGCCGGTCATCTTTGATGCGACTCACAGCGTGCAGACTCCGGGAGGCAAATCGACCGGCGGACAGCGGGAGATGATCCCCTACCTGGCCCGGGCTGCGGTTGCCTGCGGTTGTGACGGGATCTTCGCCGAGACGCATCCCGATCCTTCACAGGCGCTCAGTGACGGCCCGAATATGCTGCCGCTGGAAGAGTTTGCCCGTTTTGCGCTGGATTTGCAGCGGTTTCGTACCCTGGTGAATGAAAACAGCGCCCTTTAA
- a CDS encoding bile acid:sodium symporter codes for MLAFFRRRWFLLCITVVIACGVYAGHEGSQETLSHLKQFIRPSWLTAIVLFLMSLSLNSEHLLSSIRKPGPLFLSLATNIMLLPLIAWALLPLQLTPDFQVGLIIMACVPCTLCGASVWTRRGGGNDGVSLMVTMITNGACFLTVPFWILLITSREIEFDRFAMVTKLFYAAMLPVLFGQILRMNKTIKQFADRITSRLGTVALIFVLFMVLLAAVQTGYGIQTSEVGISLAAVAVVWISCIVVHVGGFFTNLLLGKTFRFHPRDRIASAIAGSQKTLPIAVFVATDASMFGDAGLPSAVFPLLMFHTSQFFIDTILADRHREKYMTSSEPEPVETEPQPVSACEQ; via the coding sequence ATGCTTGCCTTTTTTCGACGCCGCTGGTTTCTGCTCTGCATTACGGTTGTAATCGCCTGCGGCGTCTATGCCGGTCACGAAGGATCGCAGGAAACTCTGTCACACCTAAAGCAGTTCATTCGCCCTTCGTGGCTGACGGCGATTGTGTTGTTTCTGATGTCACTCAGTCTCAACTCCGAGCATCTGCTCTCCTCGATCCGCAAGCCGGGACCGCTGTTTCTCTCGCTGGCGACGAATATTATGCTGCTGCCGCTGATCGCCTGGGCGCTGCTGCCGCTGCAGCTGACTCCCGATTTTCAGGTCGGGTTGATCATTATGGCCTGTGTGCCGTGCACTCTGTGCGGGGCTTCAGTCTGGACCCGGCGGGGCGGGGGCAATGACGGCGTGTCCCTGATGGTAACGATGATCACCAACGGGGCCTGCTTCCTGACCGTCCCCTTCTGGATCCTGTTGATCACCTCCCGCGAGATTGAATTCGACCGCTTCGCCATGGTCACCAAGCTGTTTTATGCAGCAATGCTGCCGGTACTGTTCGGCCAGATCCTGCGGATGAACAAGACCATCAAACAGTTTGCCGATCGGATTACTTCGCGACTGGGCACCGTGGCACTGATCTTCGTGCTGTTCATGGTACTGCTGGCTGCGGTGCAGACCGGTTATGGCATTCAGACTTCGGAAGTAGGCATCTCACTGGCAGCGGTGGCGGTGGTCTGGATCAGCTGCATCGTGGTGCATGTGGGAGGTTTTTTCACCAATCTGCTGCTGGGTAAAACGTTTCGATTTCATCCGCGGGACCGGATCGCCAGTGCGATTGCAGGGAGTCAGAAGACATTGCCGATCGCGGTCTTCGTGGCGACGGATGCATCGATGTTCGGCGACGCCGGTCTGCCCTCTGCTGTCTTTCCACTGTTGATGTTTCACACGTCGCAGTTCTTTATCGACACGATCCTGGCTGATCGACACCGTGAGAAGTACATGACCTCGTCGGAACCAGAGCCCGTGGAAACGGAACCGCAGCCTGTCTCTGCCTGCGAGCAGTAA
- a CDS encoding XRE family transcriptional regulator, protein MTVPSPGKQTASKPTAELSPDEISGQLSQRVRTLRKERGWSLDSLSAACGVSRSMLSQIERGEANPTLAVTVRISQAFGIALGELVEAPISTSSIEVIRADDRTFHYRSDDECRIRTLSPLHLEKDVEFYEVQLHANGKLQSAPHFKGTREFLTVEKGKIELQSGDDTTVLGPGDSASYRVDVPHTIRNAGRGEAFLFLVVIYQN, encoded by the coding sequence ATGACTGTGCCTTCGCCAGGAAAACAGACCGCCAGCAAACCAACGGCTGAGCTCTCCCCCGATGAGATCAGCGGGCAGCTTTCGCAGCGCGTACGCACCCTGCGGAAAGAGCGGGGCTGGTCACTCGATTCCCTCTCGGCCGCCTGCGGTGTCAGTCGTTCCATGCTGAGTCAGATCGAGCGGGGCGAAGCCAATCCCACGCTGGCCGTCACCGTGCGGATTTCACAGGCCTTCGGCATCGCCCTGGGCGAACTGGTAGAAGCGCCGATCTCCACCTCATCAATAGAAGTCATCCGGGCCGACGATCGCACGTTCCATTATCGTTCCGATGACGAGTGTCGTATCCGCACGCTCTCTCCGCTGCACCTCGAAAAGGACGTCGAGTTTTACGAAGTGCAACTGCACGCCAACGGGAAGCTGCAAAGCGCGCCCCACTTTAAGGGGACGCGCGAATTTCTGACTGTCGAAAAAGGCAAAATTGAACTGCAGTCCGGCGACGATACAACGGTCCTCGGCCCTGGCGATTCCGCCAGCTATCGGGTCGATGTGCCGCACACCATCAGAAATGCGGGCCGCGGCGAAGCCTTCCTGTTCCTGGTCGTTATCTATCAGAACTGA
- the tdh gene encoding L-threonine 3-dehydrogenase encodes MKALVKKESKPGLWLEEVPKPTIGINDVLIKVDRTGICGTDVHIYKWDDWAQKTIPVPMVVGHEFVGEIVEVGSNVADYVPGEIVSGEGHVVCGRCRNCFAGRRHLCAHTRGVGVNRPGAFAEYISLPMTNIWHHDDSINRDVASIFDPFGNAVHTALSFDVLGEDVLITGAGPIGVMAAAVVKHAGARHVVVTDVNPYRLELAKKMGATLALDVRDNTIANAQKELGMTEGFDVGLEMSGNPVAFRDMLNNMCHGGKIAMLGIPEKEIAIDWNIVVFNMLTLKGIYGREMYETWYKMTVMLQSGLDISPIITHRFHASEFEKGFEVMLSGQSGKVILDWNEM; translated from the coding sequence ATGAAGGCACTCGTAAAGAAAGAGTCAAAGCCGGGTCTCTGGCTGGAAGAAGTCCCCAAGCCGACGATCGGCATCAATGATGTGCTGATCAAAGTCGATCGGACGGGGATCTGCGGCACCGATGTCCATATCTACAAGTGGGACGACTGGGCACAGAAGACGATTCCGGTGCCGATGGTGGTCGGCCACGAATTTGTAGGCGAGATTGTGGAAGTCGGCTCGAACGTGGCTGACTATGTTCCCGGCGAAATCGTCAGCGGAGAGGGGCACGTGGTCTGTGGTCGCTGTCGAAACTGTTTCGCGGGACGGCGACACCTGTGTGCTCATACGCGGGGTGTGGGAGTGAATCGTCCGGGTGCATTTGCCGAATACATTTCGCTGCCGATGACCAACATCTGGCATCATGACGATTCGATTAACCGGGATGTGGCTTCCATTTTCGACCCCTTCGGTAACGCCGTCCACACGGCCCTCTCGTTTGACGTGCTGGGAGAAGACGTTCTGATTACCGGGGCAGGACCGATTGGTGTGATGGCGGCAGCTGTCGTTAAGCATGCGGGAGCCCGGCATGTGGTCGTCACTGACGTGAACCCGTACCGACTGGAACTCGCGAAAAAGATGGGGGCGACTCTCGCGCTGGACGTGCGGGATAATACGATTGCCAACGCCCAGAAAGAACTGGGGATGACCGAAGGCTTCGATGTGGGACTGGAGATGTCAGGGAACCCGGTGGCCTTTCGGGATATGCTCAACAACATGTGCCACGGCGGTAAGATCGCGATGCTGGGGATCCCGGAAAAAGAGATTGCCATCGACTGGAACATCGTTGTGTTCAACATGCTGACGCTGAAAGGGATCTACGGTCGCGAAATGTACGAGACCTGGTATAAGATGACAGTCATGCTGCAGAGCGGGCTGGATATCAGTCCGATCATTACACACCGTTTTCATGCCAGCGAATTTGAAAAAGGGTTCGAGGTAATGCTGTCGGGCCAGTCCGGCAAAGTGATTCTCGACTGGAATGAGATGTAA